Proteins encoded by one window of Xanthomonas sp. DAR 80977:
- the yjjG gene encoding pyrimidine 5'-nucleotidase: MRYRWILFDADDTLFRFDAYAGLQRMFAGYGVAFAEQDYADYTALNRPLWVEYQNGAITALQLQQRRFAGWAQRLQTAPETLNAAFLAAMAELCAPLDGAVALLDALRGRARLGLVTNGFTALQQARLQRTGLHDRFEVVAISEQIGYAKPHPRIFDHALAQLGDPPRAQVLMVGDNPHADIAGGLAAGLHTCWVNAHGVAAPEGIVPHYEVATLAQLQALLLEAT, encoded by the coding sequence ATGCGCTACCGCTGGATCCTGTTCGACGCCGACGACACCCTGTTCCGCTTCGATGCCTATGCCGGCCTGCAGCGCATGTTCGCCGGCTACGGCGTGGCCTTCGCCGAGCAGGACTACGCCGACTACACCGCGCTCAACCGGCCGTTGTGGGTGGAGTACCAGAACGGCGCGATCACCGCGCTGCAGCTGCAGCAGCGCCGCTTCGCCGGCTGGGCGCAGCGCCTGCAGACCGCGCCGGAGACCTTGAACGCCGCGTTCCTGGCGGCGATGGCCGAGCTGTGCGCGCCGCTGGACGGCGCGGTGGCGCTGCTCGATGCGCTGCGCGGGCGCGCGCGGCTGGGCCTGGTCACCAACGGCTTCACCGCGCTGCAGCAGGCGCGGCTGCAGCGCACCGGCCTGCACGACCGCTTCGAGGTCGTCGCCATCTCCGAGCAGATCGGATACGCCAAGCCGCATCCGCGCATCTTCGACCACGCGCTGGCGCAACTGGGCGATCCGCCGCGCGCGCAGGTGCTGATGGTCGGCGACAACCCGCATGCCGACATCGCCGGCGGCCTGGCCGCCGGCCTGCACACCTGCTGGGTCAACGCGCACGGCGTGGCCGCGCCGGAGGGTATCGTGCCGCACTACGAGGTGGCGACGCTGGCGCAGCTGCAGGCCTTGTTGCTCGAAGCGACATGA
- a CDS encoding MFS transporter encodes MSSTAINPSGQTLTKGHKKVIFASSLGTVFEWYDFYLYGSLAAIIAKQFFSGVNETTGMIFALLAFAAGFFVRPFGAAFFGSLGDRIGRKYTFLVTILIMGISTFLVGVLPNYASIGVAAPVILIVLRLAQGLAMGGEYGGAATYVAEHAPPNKRGLYTSFIQTTATLGLFLSLLVILVCRLTLGTEAFEAWGWRIPFLGSIILLGVSVWIRLQLSESPLFQQMKAEGKGSKQPFRDSLKDGNFKLMLIVLLGATAGQAVVWYGGQFYALFFLQSTLKVDPTVSYLLIAAALALATPFFLFFGWLSDKIGRKKIIMLGCLLAAVTYMPLFKGITHFANPAVEEARAKSPAQVLADPATCSFQFDPVGVRKFTSSCDVATAALTKAGVPYEVQPAAPGSLAQVRIGGSQVASYEAAGLSKADAKPKADAFGKELKGALTAAGYPEKADTARINIPMTILLLWVLVLYVTMVYGPIAAFLVELFPTRIRYTSMSLPYHIGNGWFGGFLPAISFALVAGTGNIYYGLWYPIGIALMTLVLGTLFLRETRNVDITK; translated from the coding sequence ATGTCCAGCACCGCCATCAACCCGTCGGGCCAGACCCTGACCAAGGGCCACAAGAAGGTGATCTTCGCCTCCAGCCTGGGCACCGTGTTCGAGTGGTACGACTTCTACCTGTACGGCTCGCTCGCCGCGATCATCGCCAAGCAGTTCTTCAGCGGGGTCAACGAGACCACCGGCATGATCTTCGCGCTGCTGGCCTTCGCCGCCGGCTTCTTCGTGCGCCCGTTCGGCGCCGCGTTCTTCGGCAGCCTGGGCGACCGCATCGGCCGCAAGTACACGTTCCTGGTCACCATCCTGATCATGGGCATCTCCACCTTCCTGGTCGGCGTGCTGCCCAACTACGCCAGCATCGGCGTGGCCGCGCCGGTGATCCTGATCGTGCTGCGCCTGGCGCAGGGCCTGGCGATGGGCGGCGAATACGGCGGCGCGGCGACCTATGTCGCCGAGCACGCGCCGCCGAACAAGCGCGGCCTGTACACCAGCTTCATCCAGACCACCGCCACGCTGGGCCTGTTCCTGTCGCTGCTGGTGATCCTGGTGTGCCGCCTGACCCTGGGCACCGAGGCGTTCGAGGCCTGGGGCTGGCGCATCCCGTTCCTGGGGTCGATCATCCTGCTCGGCGTGTCGGTGTGGATCCGCCTGCAGCTGAGCGAGTCGCCGCTGTTCCAGCAGATGAAGGCCGAGGGCAAGGGCTCCAAGCAGCCGTTCCGCGATAGCCTCAAGGACGGCAACTTCAAGCTGATGCTGATCGTGCTGCTCGGCGCCACCGCCGGCCAGGCCGTGGTCTGGTACGGCGGCCAGTTCTACGCGCTGTTCTTCCTGCAGAGCACGCTCAAGGTCGACCCGACCGTGTCCTACCTGCTGATCGCCGCGGCGCTGGCGCTGGCCACCCCGTTCTTCCTGTTCTTCGGCTGGCTGTCGGACAAGATCGGCCGCAAGAAGATCATCATGCTCGGCTGCCTGCTGGCGGCGGTGACCTACATGCCGCTGTTCAAGGGCATCACCCACTTCGCCAACCCGGCGGTGGAGGAGGCGCGCGCCAAGTCGCCGGCACAGGTGCTCGCCGATCCGGCCACCTGCAGCTTCCAGTTCGATCCGGTGGGCGTGCGCAAGTTCACCAGTTCCTGCGACGTGGCCACCGCCGCGCTGACCAAGGCCGGCGTGCCGTACGAAGTGCAGCCGGCCGCGCCGGGTTCGCTGGCGCAGGTGCGCATCGGCGGCAGCCAGGTCGCCTCCTACGAGGCCGCCGGGCTGAGCAAGGCCGACGCCAAGCCCAAGGCCGATGCCTTCGGCAAGGAGCTCAAGGGCGCGCTGACCGCGGCCGGCTATCCGGAGAAGGCCGATACCGCCCGCATCAACATCCCGATGACGATCCTGCTGCTGTGGGTGCTGGTGCTGTACGTGACCATGGTCTACGGCCCGATCGCCGCGTTCCTGGTCGAGCTGTTCCCGACCCGCATCCGCTACACCTCGATGTCGCTGCCGTACCACATCGGCAACGGCTGGTTCGGCGGCTTCCTGCCGGCGATCTCCTTCGCCCTGGTGGCCGGCACCGGCAATATCTACTACGGCCTGTGGTACCCGATCGGCATCGCGCTGATGACCCTGGTGCTGGGCACGCTGTTCCTGCGCGAGACCCGCAACGTGGACATCACCAAGTAA
- a CDS encoding DcaP family trimeric outer membrane transporter — MSNRIASLARRPLAAALFVALVAPGAAFAQSGKTPSAREQALEARVAELERQVQLLLSSQQQQQGQIAQTQTEVAAVKSSQAAQPALPAGKAPIQVTTITPGAAPGTTFKVGGFIKADFLATRTGDGQLADDATGRALYLPGQTPVGGGKSGTDYNAHAKFSRINFGVDSVTDAGNKAGALVELDFFGNALGNQTATNTYGATLRHAYMYWNHWLAGQTWSNFMDPAALPEAADFIGPTDGVIFVRQAQVRYTNGGFSIALENPETTVYNRSATGVITSASSDRGALPDLTVRYGWKGDWGSFGIAGLLGQLKVDNRATGADASKAAGGLTLGGKWVASDSDSLFYQLSGGEGIGRYIGLGIAQDAVYDAADRDLDTVGVVAGYIGWRHAFSPKLRTNLIYARSDYDNDTALTGLGVTKNVQSIRGNIFYTPMPKVDVGAELMYGKREIESGAKGDITRLQFTTKYSF; from the coding sequence ATGAGCAACCGCATCGCATCCTTGGCACGGCGCCCGTTGGCGGCCGCGCTGTTCGTGGCGCTGGTCGCGCCCGGCGCGGCCTTCGCCCAGAGCGGCAAGACCCCGTCGGCGCGCGAGCAGGCGCTGGAGGCCCGCGTGGCCGAGCTGGAGCGGCAGGTGCAGCTGCTGCTGTCCTCGCAGCAACAGCAGCAGGGCCAGATCGCACAGACCCAGACCGAGGTGGCCGCGGTCAAGTCCAGCCAGGCCGCCCAGCCCGCGCTGCCGGCCGGCAAGGCGCCGATCCAGGTGACCACGATCACCCCCGGCGCCGCGCCCGGCACCACGTTCAAGGTCGGCGGCTTCATCAAGGCCGATTTCCTGGCCACCCGCACCGGCGACGGCCAGCTCGCCGACGACGCCACCGGCCGCGCGCTGTACCTGCCCGGGCAGACCCCGGTCGGCGGCGGCAAGTCCGGCACCGACTACAACGCGCACGCCAAGTTCTCGCGCATCAACTTCGGCGTGGACAGCGTCACCGACGCCGGCAACAAGGCCGGCGCCTTGGTGGAACTGGACTTCTTCGGCAACGCGCTGGGCAACCAGACCGCCACCAACACCTACGGCGCCACCCTGCGCCACGCCTACATGTACTGGAACCACTGGCTGGCCGGCCAGACCTGGTCCAACTTCATGGACCCGGCGGCGCTGCCGGAAGCGGCCGACTTCATCGGCCCCACCGACGGCGTGATCTTCGTGCGCCAGGCGCAGGTGCGCTACACCAACGGCGGCTTCAGCATCGCCCTGGAGAACCCCGAAACCACCGTGTACAACCGCAGCGCGACCGGCGTGATCACCAGCGCCAGTTCCGACCGCGGCGCGTTGCCGGACCTGACCGTGCGCTACGGCTGGAAGGGCGACTGGGGCAGCTTCGGCATCGCCGGCCTGCTCGGCCAGCTCAAGGTGGACAACCGCGCCACCGGCGCCGACGCCAGCAAGGCCGCCGGCGGCCTGACCCTGGGCGGCAAGTGGGTGGCCAGCGACAGCGACAGCCTGTTCTACCAGCTCAGCGGCGGCGAGGGCATCGGCCGCTACATCGGCCTGGGCATCGCCCAGGACGCGGTCTACGACGCGGCCGACCGCGACCTGGACACGGTCGGCGTGGTCGCCGGCTACATCGGCTGGCGCCATGCGTTCTCGCCCAAGCTGCGCACCAACCTGATCTACGCGCGCAGCGACTACGACAACGACACCGCGCTGACCGGGCTGGGCGTGACCAAGAACGTGCAGAGCATCCGCGGCAACATCTTCTACACGCCGATGCCCAAGGTCGACGTCGGCGCCGAGCTGATGTATGGCAAGCGCGAGATCGAAAGCGGCGCCAAGGGCGACATCACCCGCCTGCAGTTCACCACCAAGTACAGCTTCTGA
- the acs gene encoding acetate--CoA ligase: MADIYPVDPQFAARARVDKTQYQTLYRQSVEQPEAFWGQAAERLDWFKKPTRIKDVNFALDDFHIRWFDDGELNASVNCLDRQLATRGDKTALLFEPDSPDAPSYNVSYRELYERVCRLGNALRALGVRKGDRVTIYLPMIPDAAVAMLACARIGAIHSVVFGGFAPNSIADRVIDCGSKLIITADEGLRGGKKIPLKGNVDAALKLPGTTTVETVLVVRHTGGAVDMQAPRDRWFHDVVDSQPAECEPERMNAEDPLFILYTSGSTGKPKGVLHTTAGYLLYAAYTHEAVFDLREDDIYWCTADVGWVTGHSYIVYGPLANGATALMFEGVPNYPNVSRFWEVIDKHQVTIFYTAPTAIRALMREGEAPVKRTSRASLRLLGSVGEPINPEAWRWYFDVVGDGRCPIVDTWWQTETGGILITPLAGAIDLKPGSATLPFFGVQPALVNADGELLEGATEGNLVLRDSWPGQMRTVYGDHQRFIDTYFRTYPGSYFTGDGCRRDADGYYWITGRVDDVINVSGHRIGTAEVESALVSHPKVAEAAVVGFPHDIKGQGIYAYVTLVAEETPSEELHKELVAWVRKEIGPIAAPDHLQWAPGLPKTRSGKIMRRILRKIAENAPDQLGDTSTLADPSVVDSLVNERLAR, encoded by the coding sequence ATGGCCGATATCTACCCCGTCGATCCGCAGTTCGCCGCCCGGGCAAGGGTCGACAAGACCCAGTACCAGACCCTGTACCGGCAATCGGTGGAACAGCCGGAGGCGTTCTGGGGCCAGGCCGCCGAGCGCCTGGACTGGTTCAAGAAGCCGACCCGGATCAAGGACGTGAACTTCGCCCTGGACGATTTCCATATCCGCTGGTTCGACGACGGCGAGCTCAACGCCAGCGTCAACTGCCTGGACCGGCAGCTGGCCACGCGCGGCGACAAGACCGCGCTGCTGTTCGAGCCGGACAGCCCGGACGCGCCGTCCTACAACGTCAGCTACCGCGAGCTGTACGAGCGCGTGTGCCGGCTCGGCAACGCGCTGCGCGCGCTCGGCGTGCGCAAGGGCGACCGCGTCACCATCTACCTGCCGATGATCCCCGACGCGGCGGTGGCGATGCTCGCCTGCGCGCGCATCGGCGCGATCCACTCGGTGGTGTTCGGCGGCTTCGCGCCCAATTCGATCGCCGACCGGGTGATCGACTGCGGCAGCAAGCTGATCATCACCGCCGACGAAGGCCTGCGCGGCGGCAAGAAGATCCCGCTCAAGGGCAACGTCGACGCGGCGCTGAAGCTGCCCGGCACCACCACCGTGGAGACCGTGCTGGTGGTGCGCCATACCGGCGGCGCGGTGGACATGCAGGCCCCGCGCGACCGCTGGTTCCACGACGTGGTCGACAGCCAGCCGGCCGAGTGCGAGCCCGAGCGCATGAACGCCGAGGACCCGCTGTTCATCCTCTACACCTCCGGCTCCACCGGCAAGCCCAAGGGCGTGCTGCACACCACCGCCGGCTACCTGCTGTACGCGGCCTACACCCACGAGGCGGTGTTCGACCTGCGCGAGGACGACATCTACTGGTGCACCGCCGACGTCGGCTGGGTCACCGGCCACAGCTACATCGTCTACGGGCCGCTGGCCAACGGCGCCACCGCGCTGATGTTCGAGGGCGTGCCCAACTACCCGAACGTGTCGCGCTTCTGGGAGGTCATCGACAAGCACCAGGTGACGATCTTCTACACCGCGCCGACCGCGATCCGCGCGCTGATGCGCGAGGGCGAGGCGCCGGTCAAGCGCACCTCGCGCGCGTCGCTGCGTCTGCTCGGCAGCGTCGGCGAACCGATCAATCCGGAGGCCTGGCGCTGGTACTTCGACGTGGTCGGCGACGGCCGCTGCCCGATCGTGGACACCTGGTGGCAGACCGAGACCGGCGGCATCCTGATCACCCCGCTGGCCGGCGCGATCGACCTCAAGCCCGGCTCGGCGACGCTGCCGTTCTTCGGCGTGCAGCCGGCCCTGGTCAACGCCGACGGCGAACTCCTGGAAGGCGCCACCGAAGGCAACCTGGTCCTGCGCGACTCCTGGCCGGGGCAGATGCGCACCGTCTACGGCGACCACCAGCGCTTCATCGACACCTATTTCCGCACCTACCCGGGCAGCTACTTCACCGGCGACGGCTGCCGCCGCGACGCCGACGGCTACTACTGGATCACCGGCCGCGTGGACGACGTCATCAACGTCTCCGGCCACCGCATCGGCACCGCCGAGGTGGAGAGCGCGCTGGTCTCGCATCCGAAGGTGGCCGAGGCCGCGGTGGTCGGCTTCCCGCACGACATCAAGGGCCAGGGCATCTACGCCTATGTGACCCTGGTGGCCGAGGAGACGCCCAGTGAGGAACTGCACAAGGAACTGGTGGCCTGGGTGCGCAAGGAGATCGGCCCGATCGCCGCGCCCGATCACCTGCAGTGGGCGCCGGGCCTGCCCAAGACGCGCTCGGGCAAGATCATGCGCCGCATCCTGCGCAAGATCGCCGAGAACGCCCCCGACCAGCTCGGCGACACCTCGACCCTGGCCGATCCGTCGGTGGTCGATTCGCTGGTCAACGAACGACTGGCGCGCTGA
- a CDS encoding response regulator transcription factor: MPTLLIADDHPLFREALRGAVQRVMPGVQLYEADSVEALYALADHHADADLLLMDLNMPGAQGFSALVHMRALHPQLPVVVVSAREEPTVMRRALDHGAFGFIPKSADSDTIGLALGTVLDGERWAPPEAHNVPPTDRAEREVGQRLRELTPQQFRVLQMLGAGRLNKQIAYDLGVSEATIKAHVTAILRKLGVTNRTQAVLMAGKLAIDSDGIVLPLEED, encoded by the coding sequence ATGCCCACCCTGCTGATCGCCGACGACCACCCCCTGTTCCGCGAGGCGCTGCGCGGCGCGGTGCAGCGGGTGATGCCGGGGGTGCAGCTGTACGAGGCCGACAGCGTCGAGGCGCTGTATGCGCTGGCCGACCACCATGCCGACGCCGACCTGCTGCTGATGGACCTCAACATGCCCGGCGCGCAGGGCTTCAGCGCGCTGGTGCACATGCGCGCATTGCACCCGCAGCTGCCGGTGGTGGTGGTGTCCGCGCGCGAGGAACCGACGGTGATGCGCCGCGCGCTGGACCACGGCGCGTTCGGCTTCATTCCCAAGTCGGCCGATTCGGACACCATCGGCCTGGCCCTGGGCACGGTGCTGGACGGCGAGCGCTGGGCGCCGCCGGAAGCGCACAACGTGCCGCCCACCGACCGCGCCGAACGCGAGGTCGGGCAGCGCCTGCGCGAGCTGACCCCGCAACAGTTCCGGGTGCTGCAGATGCTCGGCGCCGGCCGCCTCAACAAGCAGATCGCCTACGACCTGGGCGTGTCCGAAGCCACCATCAAGGCGCACGTCACCGCGATCCTGCGCAAGCTCGGGGTCACCAACCGCACCCAGGCGGTGCTGATGGCCGGCAAGCTGGCCATCGACAGCGACGGCATCGTGCTGCCGCTGGAAGAGGATTGA
- a CDS encoding manganese efflux pump MntP family protein: protein MSFLSILLLGIAMSTDAFAAAVGKGAAMRRPLWRDALRAGLIFGCIEALTPVLGWLLGQAAAKYVTAFDHWIAFGLLGALGVHMIVAGLKPDAPEDITDAPRRHGFWNLAATGLATSIDAMAVGVGLAFLDVNIVEVAVVIGLCTLTMVTLGIMLGRVLGTLAGKRAEIVGGALLIAIGSTILYEHLH, encoded by the coding sequence ATGTCGTTTCTTTCGATTCTTTTGCTCGGCATCGCCATGTCCACCGACGCCTTCGCCGCGGCGGTCGGCAAGGGCGCGGCCATGCGCAGGCCGCTGTGGCGCGACGCGCTGCGCGCCGGCCTGATCTTCGGCTGCATCGAGGCGCTGACGCCCGTGCTGGGCTGGCTGCTGGGCCAGGCCGCGGCCAAGTACGTGACCGCGTTCGACCACTGGATCGCGTTCGGCCTGCTCGGCGCGCTCGGCGTGCACATGATCGTCGCCGGGCTCAAGCCCGATGCGCCCGAGGACATCACCGACGCGCCCAGGCGCCACGGCTTCTGGAACCTGGCCGCCACCGGCCTGGCCACCAGCATCGACGCGATGGCGGTCGGCGTCGGCCTGGCCTTCCTCGACGTCAACATCGTCGAGGTCGCCGTAGTCATCGGCCTGTGCACGCTGACCATGGTGACCCTGGGCATCATGCTCGGCCGCGTGCTCGGCACCCTGGCCGGCAAGCGCGCCGAGATCGTCGGCGGCGCGCTGCTGATCGCGATCGGCAGCACCATCCTGTACGAGCATCTGCATTGA
- a CDS encoding 2OG-Fe(II) oxygenase, with translation MKHADLRHYVRVYDAALDAGFCSQLVAQFERASAQHSHNGAGARAGLGDSAWTELNVTQAADPAFQGFFIEQVRAALARYNADLGLSAPVPWRPRLADLRIKRYRASAGERFQPHFDACDEETGRYLVLLWYLNDVAEGGQTRFVDLDLEVAPRTGRLLMFPPYWMYMHAALPPRSGDKYILSTYLEFTAKPVPSQR, from the coding sequence ATGAAGCACGCCGATCTTCGCCACTACGTCCGCGTCTACGACGCCGCGCTGGATGCCGGCTTCTGTAGCCAGCTGGTCGCGCAGTTCGAGCGCGCGTCGGCGCAGCACAGCCACAATGGCGCCGGCGCGCGCGCCGGCCTGGGCGACAGCGCCTGGACCGAACTCAACGTGACCCAGGCGGCCGATCCGGCCTTCCAGGGATTCTTCATCGAGCAGGTGCGCGCCGCACTGGCGCGCTACAACGCCGACCTCGGCCTGTCCGCGCCGGTGCCGTGGCGCCCGCGCCTGGCCGACCTGCGCATCAAGCGCTACCGCGCCAGCGCCGGCGAGCGCTTCCAGCCGCATTTCGATGCCTGCGACGAAGAGACCGGGCGCTACCTGGTGCTGCTGTGGTACCTCAACGACGTGGCCGAAGGCGGGCAGACCCGCTTCGTCGACCTGGACCTGGAGGTCGCGCCGCGCACCGGGCGCCTGCTGATGTTCCCGCCGTACTGGATGTACATGCACGCCGCGCTGCCGCCGCGCAGCGGCGACAAGTACATCCTCTCCACCTACCTGGAATTCACCGCCAAGCCAGTCCCATCGCAGCGCTGA
- a CDS encoding aspartyl/asparaginyl beta-hydroxylase domain-containing protein, with protein sequence MAWQAQGDAPPALGLLLAALAQEAGAWTRATDLYRGLAQQEGALQAPARMGWAAALSAQGDDAGAEGVLQDLLRGQPDHYIAHLRLGELRAARGAAYAAAGSYYAAIVHAQRQGRWLSADSTAPALRERVRSAMAAVDAGRRDLFLGLLQPLRRDYGAAALDRVERGLLAYLGLLPAQYADPSQRPTFFHVPDVPAAAYPPLQLFPWLQELEQATAAIRAEMLATREHAGAYAPFLGAPAGQLPPGLLAGDRGSPAWDAYFFYRHGQRDAAHAQQCAHTAAALERTPLVRIRAHAPEICFSVLAPGTHILPHRGVTNTRLTVHLPLLVHGDCALRAGGQLHVWQEGRAMVFDDTFEHEAWNRSDRPRVILLMDTWNPHLQPVEREAVTRLVEGIGDFNAQVPQ encoded by the coding sequence TTGGCCTGGCAGGCACAGGGCGACGCACCGCCGGCGTTGGGCCTGCTGCTGGCGGCATTGGCGCAGGAGGCGGGAGCGTGGACGCGCGCCACCGACCTGTATCGCGGCCTGGCGCAGCAGGAGGGGGCGCTGCAGGCGCCGGCGCGGATGGGCTGGGCGGCGGCGTTGTCGGCGCAAGGCGACGACGCGGGCGCCGAAGGCGTGTTGCAGGACCTGCTGCGCGGCCAGCCGGACCACTACATCGCCCACCTGCGCTTGGGCGAATTGCGCGCGGCGCGCGGCGCCGCGTACGCGGCGGCGGGCAGCTACTACGCCGCCATCGTGCATGCCCAGCGCCAGGGCCGTTGGCTGAGCGCGGACAGCACCGCGCCGGCCTTGCGCGAACGGGTGCGCAGCGCGATGGCCGCGGTCGATGCCGGCCGCCGCGACCTGTTCCTCGGCCTGCTGCAGCCGTTGCGCCGCGACTACGGCGCCGCCGCGCTGGACCGGGTCGAACGCGGCCTGCTGGCCTACCTGGGCCTGTTGCCGGCGCAGTATGCCGATCCGTCGCAGCGGCCGACCTTCTTCCACGTGCCCGACGTGCCGGCCGCCGCGTATCCGCCGCTGCAGCTGTTCCCCTGGTTGCAGGAGCTGGAGCAGGCCACCGCGGCGATCCGCGCCGAGATGCTGGCCACGCGCGAGCACGCCGGTGCCTATGCGCCGTTTCTCGGTGCGCCCGCGGGCCAGCTGCCACCGGGATTGCTCGCCGGCGACCGCGGCAGCCCGGCGTGGGATGCGTACTTCTTCTACCGCCATGGCCAGCGCGACGCCGCGCATGCGCAGCAGTGCGCGCACACCGCGGCCGCGCTGGAGCGCACGCCGCTGGTGCGCATCCGCGCGCACGCGCCGGAGATCTGCTTCTCGGTGCTGGCGCCCGGCACCCACATCCTGCCGCACCGTGGCGTCACCAATACCCGCCTGACCGTGCACCTGCCGTTGCTGGTGCATGGCGACTGCGCGCTGCGCGCCGGCGGCCAGCTGCACGTCTGGCAGGAAGGCCGGGCGATGGTGTTCGACGACACCTTCGAGCACGAGGCCTGGAACCGCAGCGACCGACCGCGGGTGATCCTGCTGATGGACACCTGGAACCCGCACCTGCAGCCGGTCGAACGCGAGGCGGTGACGCGCCTGGTCGAGGGCATCGGCGACTTCAACGCGCAGGTGCCGCAGTGA